The following coding sequences lie in one Bacillus rossius redtenbacheri isolate Brsri chromosome 13, Brsri_v3, whole genome shotgun sequence genomic window:
- the LOC134538296 gene encoding cyclin-dependent kinase 2-associated protein 2-like yields the protein MKNRGAMDEDLSGLDSPMLASPAELPATAGVFPGTVRLPQHSPGVPGGAGGLPAPPGQSKYAQLLAVIEEMGKDIRPTYAGSKSSAERLKRCIVHARILVRECLVETERSARQ from the coding sequence AACCGTGGAGCGATGGACGAGGACCTGTCCGGTCTGGATTCGCCCATGCTGGCGAGCCCCGCGGAGCTCCCCGCGACGGCGGGGGTGTTCCCTGGGACAGTGCGCCTgccccagcactcgcccgggGTCCCGGGCGGGGCCGGCGGGCTCCCCGCGCCGCCGGGCCAGTCCAAGTACGCCCAGCTGCTCGCCGTCATCGAGGAGATGGGCAAGGACATCCGGCCCACGTACGCCGGCAGCAAGAGCTCGGCGGAGCGGCTGAAGCGGTGCATCGTGCACGCGCGCATCCTGGTGCGCGAGTGCCTCGTCGAGACGGAGCGCAGCGCGAGGCAATGA